The bacterium genome includes a window with the following:
- a CDS encoding pyridoxal-phosphate dependent enzyme: MPDDRSIRTKPSDHEAGPLAAYPRVPLGHAPTPLEHLARLSAALGGPEIWVKRDDCTGLGMGGNKVRKLEYLMGEVRAQGARTVITVGGVQSNHARQTAAAAARLGLRCELVLPRVVPRTGTDYERSGNVLLDELFGAEVFVVDDEMDAARMIQERVEAASRRGEPAAVHPPGGSTPTGALGYVHAALECDAQMKAGAPAVGDHEKP, from the coding sequence ATGCCTGACGACCGGTCGATACGAACGAAACCTTCAGATCACGAAGCTGGCCCCCTGGCGGCCTACCCGCGTGTTCCGCTCGGTCACGCGCCCACCCCGCTCGAGCATCTTGCCCGCCTCTCGGCAGCGCTTGGCGGCCCGGAGATCTGGGTCAAGAGGGATGACTGCACCGGCCTCGGGATGGGCGGGAACAAGGTTCGGAAGCTCGAGTACCTGATGGGCGAGGTTCGAGCGCAAGGCGCGCGAACCGTCATCACGGTGGGCGGTGTGCAATCCAACCACGCGCGCCAGACGGCGGCGGCGGCGGCACGTCTCGGCCTGCGTTGCGAACTCGTGTTGCCGCGCGTGGTGCCGCGTACCGGCACCGACTACGAGCGCAGCGGGAATGTTCTTCTGGACGAGTTGTTTGGTGCCGAGGTCTTCGTGGTCGATGACGAGATGGACGCAGCTCGAATGATCCAAGAACGCGTCGAGGCCGCAAGTCGTCGGGGAGAGCCGGCGGCGGTGCATCCGCCGGGAGGCTCGACGCCGACCGGAGCGCTCGGCTACGTGCATGCCGCATTGGAATGCGATGCCCAGATGAAGGCTGGCGCACCGGCTGTTGGCGATCACGAGAAACCGTAG
- a CDS encoding crotonase/enoyl-CoA hydratase family protein yields MNQEAIRTSKANGIATITLNRPDKANTLRAEVIQGLDNALADANRDSQVKVIVLEGAGDNFCAGFDFSGGLEHYESIAEDDYDPGMDVHWVINRYSSYLTSFMGLWRGLKPTIAKVHGYCVGGGSELALCADLVIASDDARFGTPYSRVWGCHLTGMWVQRLGLAKAKYYALTGEWISGKEAAAIELINFSYPLEELDEQVQRLAEKLTNIPLTQLAAMKLIVNQAHDNMGLQSTQTLGPILDGIMRNTPEGREFVNVAKTEGVKGAITKRDGPFSDYSQGAKTEQPRKRSELA; encoded by the coding sequence ATGAACCAAGAAGCGATTCGTACCTCGAAAGCGAATGGGATTGCGACGATCACGTTGAACCGTCCGGACAAGGCGAACACGCTACGCGCCGAAGTCATCCAGGGGCTCGACAATGCCCTTGCGGACGCCAACCGCGACAGCCAGGTCAAGGTCATCGTGCTCGAGGGCGCGGGGGACAATTTCTGCGCGGGCTTCGACTTCTCTGGTGGACTCGAGCACTACGAATCCATTGCGGAGGACGACTACGACCCCGGGATGGATGTCCACTGGGTGATCAATCGCTATTCGAGCTACCTCACCAGCTTCATGGGATTGTGGCGCGGCTTGAAGCCGACGATCGCCAAGGTTCACGGTTATTGCGTCGGGGGTGGATCCGAATTGGCGTTGTGTGCTGATCTGGTGATCGCCTCGGACGACGCGCGCTTCGGCACTCCCTACTCGCGCGTCTGGGGCTGCCATCTCACTGGAATGTGGGTCCAACGCCTCGGCCTGGCGAAGGCGAAATACTACGCACTCACCGGTGAATGGATCAGCGGCAAGGAAGCTGCCGCGATCGAGCTGATCAACTTCTCCTATCCGCTCGAGGAACTCGACGAACAGGTCCAGCGGCTTGCCGAGAAGCTCACGAACATCCCGCTGACACAATTGGCCGCGATGAAGCTCATCGTCAATCAAGCCCACGACAACATGGGCCTTCAGAGCACCCAGACTCTGGGCCCGATCCTGGATGGGATCATGCGAAACACACCCGAAGGCCGGGAGTTCGTGAACGTCGCCAAGACCGAAGGCGTGAAGGGCGCAATCACCAAACGCGACGGACCCTTTTCCGACTACAGCCAGGGAGCCAAGACGGAACAGCCGAGAAAACGCAGCGAATTGGCCTAA
- the yghU gene encoding glutathione-dependent disulfide-bond oxidoreductase: MSDSSSYTPPKVWKWDSESGGRFANINRPISGTTHDKDLPVGEHSLQLYSLATPNGVKVTVLLEELLAIGNKEAEYDAYFINIGEGDQFGSGFVAANPNSKIPALVDHSTAPPTRVFESGAILVYLAEKFGAFLPTEPSARAECMSWLFWQMGSAPYLGGGFGHFYAYAPEKFEYPINRFAMEVKRQLDVLDQNLAERKFLGGDEYTIADMATFPWYGSVVLNNIYDAEVFLEAKSYTNVVRWASEIQERPAVQRGQRVNKAWGPEEERVPERHAASDLD; encoded by the coding sequence TTGAGTGACTCTTCTTCGTATACCCCGCCGAAAGTCTGGAAATGGGATTCCGAGAGTGGAGGGCGATTTGCCAACATCAATCGCCCCATCTCGGGAACCACGCACGACAAGGATCTTCCGGTCGGCGAGCATTCCCTGCAGCTCTATTCCCTCGCGACACCCAACGGTGTGAAGGTCACCGTGCTTCTGGAAGAACTGCTGGCGATTGGAAACAAAGAGGCGGAGTACGACGCGTATTTCATCAATATCGGAGAGGGGGATCAATTCGGCAGTGGCTTCGTAGCCGCCAATCCCAACTCCAAGATCCCAGCCCTGGTCGACCACAGCACGGCGCCACCGACCCGCGTCTTCGAATCCGGGGCGATCCTGGTCTATCTGGCGGAAAAGTTCGGTGCGTTCCTTCCCACGGAGCCTTCAGCTCGGGCTGAATGCATGTCCTGGCTCTTCTGGCAGATGGGCAGCGCGCCGTACCTGGGTGGAGGTTTCGGCCATTTCTACGCCTATGCGCCGGAGAAGTTCGAGTACCCGATCAATCGGTTCGCCATGGAAGTGAAACGCCAGCTCGACGTGCTGGACCAGAACCTGGCCGAGCGGAAGTTCCTCGGCGGAGACGAGTACACGATCGCTGATATGGCCACCTTTCCCTGGTACGGAAGTGTGGTGTTGAACAACATCTACGATGCAGAGGTCTTCCTCGAAGCGAAGTCGTACACGAATGTCGTGCGCTGGGCGTCGGAAATCCAGGAACGACCTGCTGTGCAACGTGGACAACGCGTCAACAAGGCTTGGGGCCCGGAAGAAGAACGCGTGCCCGAGCGTCACGCCGCCAGCGATCTGGATTAG
- a CDS encoding VOC family protein, with protein MPTGSGKKKPREAYHDKPEDEALGQENKEFELRGVNHLALVCKDMARTVDFYANVLGMPLTKTIDLPGGMGQHFFFDIGNGDSLAFFWFPEAPDRAPGVASPAHNMGEGSVTTAHGSMNHVAFDIAPEKMEVYRERLQAKGVEVTKIVNHDGSPMQISPEVTEDVFIRSMYFLDPDGVLLEFAAWTRDLRPDEAEHEAATAEDKQRYLEAQREFMTRMRGDS; from the coding sequence ATGCCGACGGGGTCCGGGAAGAAGAAGCCGCGGGAAGCGTATCACGACAAACCGGAGGACGAAGCGTTGGGACAAGAGAACAAGGAATTCGAGCTGCGAGGCGTGAACCATCTGGCGCTCGTTTGCAAGGACATGGCCCGCACGGTCGACTTCTACGCGAACGTGCTGGGGATGCCGCTCACCAAGACCATCGACCTCCCGGGCGGGATGGGGCAGCACTTCTTCTTCGACATCGGAAACGGCGACTCGCTGGCCTTCTTCTGGTTCCCCGAGGCGCCAGACCGCGCGCCGGGCGTCGCCTCCCCTGCCCACAACATGGGTGAAGGCTCCGTCACGACGGCCCACGGTTCGATGAACCATGTTGCCTTCGATATCGCCCCCGAGAAGATGGAGGTCTACCGGGAGCGCTTGCAGGCGAAGGGCGTCGAGGTCACGAAAATCGTCAACCACGACGGCTCGCCGATGCAGATCAGCCCAGAGGTGACGGAAGATGTCTTCATCCGCTCGATGTACTTTCTCGATCCGGACGGCGTGCTGCTCGAATTCGCCGCGTGGACACGCGACCTTCGCCCCGACGAAGCAGAGCACGAAGCGGCCACGGCAGAGGACAAGCAACGGTATCTCGAGGCTCAACGGGAGTTCATGACGCGCATGCGGGGAGACTCATGA